A genome region from Gemmatimonadales bacterium includes the following:
- a CDS encoding ABC transporter permease, protein MTGAHRLGALGRDRRALVGGLVIVVIALAAAIGPLVFGHQTIEMREVVARRFLSPLARTPDGALHLLGTDRFGRDLLARLLLGARISLAVGVLAAMASLGIGVLLGAVAGYAGGAVDRAIMALTDAALAIPRVPFLLLLVALFQPGLTITIAALGLTGWMTVTRLVRAEVRSVRRRPFVEAARALGVPPARVLARHVLPHALTPALVAAALGVGNAIMLEAGLSFLGLGVQPPAASWGNMIAAGRDALVIAPWVALAPAAA, encoded by the coding sequence GTGACGGGGGCGCACCGGCTCGGGGCGCTGGGCCGCGACCGTCGGGCGCTGGTTGGCGGACTGGTGATCGTCGTGATCGCCCTGGCCGCCGCGATCGGCCCGTTGGTCTTCGGCCATCAGACGATCGAGATGCGCGAGGTGGTGGCGCGGCGGTTCCTGTCGCCGCTCGCCCGGACGCCCGACGGCGCGCTGCACCTGCTGGGCACCGACCGCTTCGGGCGCGACCTTCTCGCGCGGCTGCTCCTGGGCGCGCGGATCTCCCTGGCCGTGGGCGTGCTGGCGGCGATGGCGTCGCTCGGCATCGGCGTGTTGTTGGGAGCGGTCGCGGGCTATGCCGGCGGCGCGGTGGATCGTGCCATCATGGCGCTGACGGATGCGGCGCTCGCGATCCCGCGGGTGCCTTTCCTCCTGTTGCTGGTCGCGCTCTTCCAGCCGGGCCTCACGATCACCATCGCGGCGCTCGGCCTCACCGGCTGGATGACGGTGACGAGGCTGGTGCGCGCCGAGGTGCGGTCGGTGCGCCGGCGGCCGTTCGTGGAGGCGGCGCGCGCGCTGGGCGTTCCGCCGGCGCGGGTGCTGGCCCGGCACGTGCTGCCGCACGCGCTGACTCCGGCGCTGGTGGCTGCGGCGCTCGGCGTCGGCAACGCCATCATGCTCGAGGCGGGGCTTTCGTTCCTCGGCCTTGGGGTCCAGCCGCCGGCGGCCTCGTGGGGCAACATGATCGCCGCGGGACGGGACGCTTTGGTGATCGCGCCGTGGGTGGCGCTGGCGCCGGCGGCCGC
- a CDS encoding peptide ABC transporter substrate-binding protein → MRRIPLLSVLALAACGPVSPPGTVFYASGADLQSINPLITTHPLAKQVQRYALFTTLARYDTALVPEPYLAERWSWTADRHALDLTLRRDVRWHDGAATTSADVAFTLDAARDPATGYPRSGDLACVTGVAAPDSFTVRVSFCRAQERFPDVLTDLAILPEHLLGTTTHRALRTSSFNEEPVGNGPFRFVSHQPGRRWVFAANPDFPRALGGPPRFQRLVVVVVDEATTKLAGLVTGELDFAGILPMHAGLVRRTRGLDALDYPILLTYALVWNTSRPPFDDVRLRRALTMALDREQLVRAYLYGFGEVADGPVPPSHPLAVAVPRVPFDRGVAAVRLDSLGWRLGPDGVRARQGRRLAFTLNTVGSADNVLEQMIQADLAAVGVEVRIRQLELGAFLAAAQGGARDYDALVTGISGDLALGYLGSLFDSRRMSGPLQYAQYRSDAVDRALDAGDFAEVQRLAARDVPVTFLYHARGVQGARRRVGGVTMDLRGELATLARWRIEVATR, encoded by the coding sequence GTGCGAAGGATCCCGCTTCTGTCCGTGCTCGCCCTCGCGGCCTGCGGTCCGGTCTCGCCGCCCGGGACCGTGTTCTACGCGTCGGGTGCGGACCTCCAGTCCATCAATCCGCTGATCACGACCCATCCGCTCGCCAAACAGGTGCAGCGCTACGCGCTCTTCACGACGCTGGCGCGCTACGACACGGCGCTCGTTCCGGAGCCTTACCTCGCCGAGCGGTGGTCGTGGACCGCGGACCGGCACGCGCTGGACCTCACGCTGCGTCGCGACGTGCGCTGGCACGACGGCGCGGCGACGACGAGCGCGGACGTGGCGTTCACCTTGGACGCCGCGCGCGACCCCGCGACCGGTTACCCGCGCTCCGGCGACCTCGCCTGCGTGACCGGCGTCGCCGCGCCCGACTCGTTCACCGTCCGCGTCAGCTTTTGCCGAGCGCAGGAGCGTTTCCCGGATGTGCTGACCGATCTCGCCATTTTACCGGAGCATCTCCTCGGCACGACCACGCACCGCGCGCTACGCACCTCTTCCTTCAACGAAGAACCCGTCGGCAACGGCCCGTTCCGTTTCGTCTCGCACCAGCCGGGACGCCGCTGGGTCTTTGCGGCGAACCCCGACTTCCCGCGCGCCCTCGGCGGTCCGCCCCGATTTCAGCGGCTGGTAGTCGTCGTCGTGGACGAGGCGACGACCAAACTCGCGGGCCTCGTCACCGGAGAGCTCGACTTCGCCGGCATCCTGCCGATGCACGCCGGCCTGGTCCGCCGGACCCGGGGCCTCGACGCGCTCGACTATCCCATCCTCCTCACCTACGCACTGGTGTGGAACACGAGCCGGCCGCCATTCGACGACGTGCGGCTCCGGCGCGCGCTTACCATGGCACTGGACCGGGAGCAGCTGGTTCGAGCCTACCTCTACGGTTTCGGTGAAGTCGCGGACGGCCCGGTGCCGCCGTCGCACCCGCTGGCCGTGGCCGTACCGCGCGTACCCTTCGACCGCGGGGTCGCGGCCGTGCGGCTCGATTCGCTCGGCTGGCGTCTCGGGCCCGACGGGGTGCGCGCGCGCCAGGGCAGGAGGCTCGCGTTCACCCTGAACACCGTGGGATCCGCGGATAACGTCCTCGAGCAGATGATCCAGGCCGACCTCGCCGCGGTCGGCGTGGAGGTCCGCATCCGGCAGCTCGAGCTGGGCGCGTTCCTCGCCGCTGCCCAGGGCGGCGCACGCGATTATGATGCGCTGGTGACCGGCATCTCCGGCGACCTCGCCCTCGGCTATCTCGGCTCGCTCTTCGACTCGCGCCGGATGAGCGGCCCGCTTCAGTACGCGCAGTACCGGAGCGATGCCGTGGACCGCGCGCTCGACGCCGGAGATTTCGCCGAAGTGCAGCGGCTCGCAGCTCGCGACGTTCCCGTGACCTTCCTTTATCACGCGCGCGGCGTGCAGGGCGCGCGGCGGCGAGTGGGCGGTGTGACGATGGACCTGCGCGGCGAGCTGGCGACGCTGGCCCGCTGGAGGATCGAGGTGGCCACGAGATGA
- a CDS encoding ABC transporter permease, with the protein MRASLLKRLVLAVPTLFLVLTLSFVGLHLAPGDPVRLFLGPTADPAAEQAARHAFGLDRPIPVQYAEWLVRFPTGDWGTSIAQQRPVARVLGDALGPTLVLTGLSLLLSYLAGIALGAVQAARRRSRLDAAITAVTTALYALPSYVLALGLVLVFAYGAVLWGWPAVLRFPAIGAESVGAEFLDPGARLADRVRHLVLPALTLAVVGAAGAARFVRGSMVEALRQPFVRAARAKGLTERTVVLHHALRNALVPVIVLIGLQLPALFSGVVFVETIFAWPGMGRVTVQAVLSRDYPVVMAATAVFATLVVVGNLLADGLAALADPRVRGES; encoded by the coding sequence ATGCGCGCGTCCTTGCTGAAGCGCCTCGTGCTCGCCGTGCCGACCCTGTTCCTGGTGCTGACGCTCAGCTTCGTGGGCCTGCACCTCGCGCCGGGCGATCCGGTGCGTCTGTTCCTCGGCCCCACCGCCGACCCGGCGGCGGAGCAAGCCGCCCGACATGCGTTCGGCCTCGACCGCCCGATCCCGGTGCAGTACGCCGAGTGGCTGGTGCGATTCCCTACGGGCGACTGGGGCACGAGCATCGCGCAGCAACGGCCGGTCGCGCGCGTCCTGGGTGACGCGCTCGGCCCGACGCTGGTCCTCACCGGCCTTTCGCTCCTGCTGAGCTATCTGGCCGGCATCGCGCTGGGCGCGGTGCAGGCGGCGCGCCGGCGCTCGCGCCTCGACGCTGCGATCACGGCGGTGACGACCGCCCTCTACGCACTTCCCTCCTACGTGCTCGCGCTCGGCCTCGTCCTCGTCTTCGCGTACGGCGCGGTGCTCTGGGGCTGGCCGGCGGTGCTCCGCTTCCCTGCCATCGGCGCCGAGAGCGTGGGCGCGGAGTTCCTCGACCCTGGCGCGCGGCTCGCGGACCGGGTGCGGCACCTCGTCCTGCCGGCGCTGACCCTCGCGGTGGTCGGCGCGGCGGGCGCGGCGCGGTTCGTGCGCGGTTCGATGGTCGAGGCGCTGCGTCAGCCTTTCGTGCGCGCCGCCCGGGCGAAGGGTCTCACCGAGCGCACCGTCGTGCTGCACCATGCCCTCCGGAACGCGCTGGTGCCGGTGATCGTGCTGATCGGGCTTCAGCTGCCGGCGCTCTTCTCGGGCGTGGTATTCGTCGAGACGATCTTCGCGTGGCCGGGGATGGGCCGGGTCACGGTGCAGGCGGTGCTGTCGCGCGACTATCCGGTGGTGATGGCGGCGACCGCGGTCTTCGCGACGCTGGTCGTGGTGGGGAACCTGCTCGCCGACGGCTTGGCGGCGCTGGCCGACCCGCGGGTGCGGGGCGAATCGTGA
- a CDS encoding heparinase II/III family protein: MSLLIGAKDLERRSGEIAGSADLAAARRRLRDGLAGFLERPLYVPEAKALLSRWGSLCQDEGAELGFDPASPHAQRCTTCGRIWSTEQAHRWWVYWYQLWLAERIWHCALLSGLGDDARAESRALEALEALVARYEKYPNADNVLGPGRPFFSTYLESIWVLHLAASASLLEGRSRIPTTLARDLRDRLFAPSAAIIADFDEGRSNRQVWNSAALFALGRVLGDEVMSRTAAHGPSGILSSLDGGLLADGLWYEGENYHWFALRGLAWGAEMLRAAGDLDLWSDAGRHGAKFRAAFRAPVLTALPDFTFPARRDSKFGVSLRQRRMAELWELALARTPPGGPTRDADQLASLLAHVYDQALAPRDGAEGEVTEVERAEPAAGIRRDRLGWKALLWMAPELPAAAPDEWKPATVHLEATGLAIFRGNGDARYVSLDYGEPGGGHGHPDRLNLTVHANGIPWLVDFGTGSYVSPDLAWYRATAAHNAPLLDGLSQAVAHGECLAFDQLVDFGWVCAQLPDGTAYDGATIQRTLVVTPWYVLDVVQMGSEAGERTLALPWHGLGRVRADEHGMVFERPEGTLRVLLSGRQPIQIQMSKAPGPPAGTSGGTASDLEFPVVVSTGEEVTLVACVDLSGEGLEVECVETDYFVRLTGDRVHTHRPTETGWVIELGHGDPIELGGLREAVESDAPAPERAAGPAGSAAPQPAYAATCHRVEEPPALDGTLDGFLIEPPLALDQPHQFRRAEDGWAGPDDFSARAYLATDGGRVYLGVDVAAPDPLFRPRDAADPELDNENPDAHSDGFQVYLETTMFYGWLVVPDADDRSRIRVRAVRGTDAEVEMVVEGAWMPTARGYRATLAIELPEEELDEFGFDLYVNRARPGRERRVGQMVWSGARGTRLYLAGDRPMPGPLPRVRVQ, from the coding sequence ATGAGTCTGTTGATAGGAGCGAAAGACCTGGAACGGCGGAGCGGGGAGATCGCCGGGTCGGCGGACCTTGCGGCGGCCCGCCGGCGTCTGCGCGATGGTCTCGCCGGGTTCCTCGAGCGGCCGCTCTACGTGCCGGAGGCTAAGGCGCTGCTGTCCCGCTGGGGCAGTCTCTGCCAGGACGAGGGCGCGGAGCTGGGGTTCGACCCGGCGTCGCCGCACGCGCAGCGCTGCACCACCTGCGGCCGCATCTGGTCCACCGAACAGGCGCATCGCTGGTGGGTCTACTGGTACCAGCTCTGGCTCGCCGAGCGCATCTGGCACTGCGCGTTGCTCTCGGGGCTCGGCGACGACGCCCGCGCGGAGTCACGAGCGCTCGAAGCGCTGGAGGCGCTCGTCGCGCGCTACGAGAAGTATCCCAACGCCGACAACGTCCTCGGCCCGGGCCGTCCCTTTTTTTCGACCTACCTCGAGTCCATCTGGGTGCTGCACCTCGCGGCCTCGGCTTCGCTCCTCGAAGGTCGCAGCCGGATTCCGACCACCCTCGCCCGCGACCTGCGCGACCGGTTGTTCGCGCCGAGCGCCGCGATCATCGCCGACTTCGACGAAGGCCGGTCCAACCGCCAGGTCTGGAATTCCGCGGCGCTCTTCGCGCTCGGCCGGGTCCTGGGCGACGAGGTGATGTCGCGGACCGCGGCGCACGGTCCGTCGGGCATCCTCTCCTCGCTCGACGGCGGCCTCCTTGCCGACGGGCTCTGGTACGAGGGCGAGAACTACCACTGGTTCGCGCTGCGAGGCCTGGCCTGGGGCGCCGAGATGCTGCGTGCCGCCGGCGACCTGGACTTGTGGTCCGACGCGGGCCGTCACGGCGCGAAGTTCCGCGCGGCGTTCCGCGCGCCGGTGCTCACGGCGCTGCCGGACTTCACTTTTCCCGCGCGGCGGGACTCCAAGTTCGGGGTGTCGCTCAGGCAGAGGAGAATGGCTGAGTTGTGGGAGCTCGCGCTGGCGCGCACGCCCCCCGGTGGGCCAACGCGCGACGCGGACCAGCTGGCGTCGTTGCTCGCGCATGTTTACGACCAGGCCCTGGCGCCCCGCGACGGCGCCGAGGGCGAGGTCACCGAGGTCGAGCGCGCGGAGCCGGCGGCCGGGATACGCCGGGACAGGCTCGGATGGAAGGCCTTGCTCTGGATGGCGCCGGAGCTGCCGGCGGCGGCCCCCGACGAATGGAAGCCCGCCACGGTGCACCTCGAGGCAACGGGCCTCGCCATCTTCCGAGGCAACGGCGACGCGCGCTACGTGAGCCTCGACTACGGCGAGCCGGGCGGCGGGCACGGCCATCCCGACCGGCTCAACCTCACGGTGCACGCGAACGGGATCCCGTGGCTGGTGGACTTCGGCACCGGCTCCTACGTCTCGCCGGACCTCGCGTGGTACCGCGCCACCGCGGCCCACAACGCGCCGCTGCTCGACGGCTTGTCGCAGGCGGTGGCGCACGGCGAGTGCCTCGCTTTCGACCAGCTGGTTGACTTCGGCTGGGTGTGCGCGCAACTGCCCGACGGCACGGCGTACGACGGTGCGACGATCCAGCGCACCCTCGTCGTCACACCGTGGTACGTGCTCGACGTGGTGCAGATGGGCAGCGAGGCCGGAGAGCGGACGCTCGCGCTCCCGTGGCACGGACTGGGTCGCGTCCGCGCCGACGAGCACGGCATGGTCTTCGAGCGGCCTGAAGGAACGCTGCGCGTGCTCCTCTCCGGTCGTCAGCCGATACAGATCCAGATGTCCAAGGCGCCCGGACCTCCGGCCGGAACGTCGGGCGGCACGGCGTCCGACCTGGAGTTCCCGGTGGTCGTGAGCACGGGGGAGGAGGTCACGCTGGTCGCGTGTGTGGACCTGTCCGGGGAGGGGCTGGAGGTCGAGTGCGTTGAGACCGATTACTTCGTGCGCCTCACCGGCGATCGGGTGCACACCCATCGGCCGACGGAGACGGGATGGGTGATCGAGCTCGGGCACGGTGATCCGATCGAGCTGGGCGGGCTGCGCGAGGCGGTGGAGAGCGACGCGCCGGCGCCCGAACGGGCCGCCGGGCCGGCCGGCAGCGCGGCGCCGCAACCCGCGTACGCCGCGACCTGCCATCGCGTCGAGGAGCCGCCCGCGCTCGACGGCACGCTCGACGGGTTCCTCATCGAGCCTCCGCTCGCGCTCGACCAGCCACACCAGTTCCGGCGCGCCGAGGACGGGTGGGCCGGCCCGGACGATTTCTCGGCGCGCGCGTACCTTGCGACCGATGGCGGCCGGGTCTACCTCGGCGTGGACGTCGCGGCGCCCGACCCGCTCTTCCGTCCGAGGGACGCGGCGGACCCGGAGCTGGACAACGAGAACCCGGACGCCCACAGCGACGGGTTCCAGGTCTACCTCGAGACGACGATGTTCTACGGTTGGCTCGTCGTGCCCGATGCCGATGATCGGTCGCGCATCCGGGTCAGAGCGGTGCGCGGAACGGACGCCGAAGTCGAAATGGTGGTGGAGGGGGCGTGGATGCCGACGGCACGCGGCTATCGGGCGACGTTGGCGATCGAGCTCCCGGAGGAAGAGTTGGACGAATTCGGGTTCGACCTGTACGTGAACCGCGCCCGCCCAGGTCGCGAGCGTCGGGTGGGTCAAATGGTGTGGTCGGGAGCGCGTGGGACACGACTCTATCTTGCGGGCGACCGTCCGATGCCGGGACCGCTGCCACGCGTGAGGGTGCAGTGA
- a CDS encoding aminotransferase class III-fold pyridoxal phosphate-dependent enzyme: protein MVRSEGARGWAADGRVLLDWTMALGAVGLGYGHPAVVEAVARAARDGGVGPLPPVLEVEIAERLCSAYPGAEQARFLKTGAEAVQAAVRIARVATGRERVVYCGYHGWLDGPTAGSGVPAAVARLWTSVPFDDVAALERESTGDDPPAAIVLEPVIEYAPSLAWLEAARALATERRIVLVFDEVKTAFRLAKGGAAERWGVQPDLAVLGKALANGFPLAAVVGRADLMARFRETWVSSTLATESVSLAAAGAVLDVWEREDVAGHLARIGTMMMEGLRRGAGSGERDLLGLPEMWLLRFRDAERERRFLLGCVERGVLLKRGAYNFPSLAHGENEVKATLDAIRGAVAEVSA, encoded by the coding sequence ATGGTGCGATCCGAAGGCGCGCGCGGGTGGGCGGCGGACGGCCGCGTGCTCCTCGACTGGACGATGGCGTTGGGCGCGGTCGGACTGGGCTACGGGCATCCCGCGGTGGTCGAGGCGGTAGCGCGCGCGGCGCGTGACGGTGGCGTCGGACCGTTGCCGCCGGTGCTCGAGGTCGAGATCGCGGAGCGGCTGTGCTCGGCGTATCCCGGTGCCGAGCAGGCGCGCTTCCTGAAGACGGGCGCCGAGGCGGTGCAGGCAGCCGTGCGTATCGCGCGGGTCGCCACGGGCCGAGAGCGCGTCGTGTACTGCGGCTATCACGGCTGGCTCGACGGACCCACCGCGGGCTCCGGTGTGCCGGCGGCGGTCGCGCGACTCTGGACCTCGGTTCCTTTCGACGACGTCGCCGCGCTGGAGCGGGAGAGCACCGGCGATGATCCGCCCGCCGCGATCGTACTGGAGCCGGTGATCGAATACGCGCCGTCCCTGGCCTGGCTCGAGGCCGCGCGAGCGCTGGCGACGGAGCGACGCATCGTGCTGGTGTTCGACGAGGTCAAGACGGCGTTTCGCCTCGCGAAGGGCGGCGCCGCCGAACGCTGGGGCGTGCAGCCCGATCTTGCGGTGCTCGGCAAGGCGCTGGCGAACGGTTTCCCGCTGGCGGCGGTTGTGGGCCGCGCGGACCTCATGGCGCGTTTCCGCGAAACGTGGGTATCCTCGACCCTCGCCACCGAATCCGTTTCGCTGGCCGCGGCCGGTGCGGTGCTGGACGTGTGGGAGCGGGAGGACGTGGCGGGACACCTGGCGCGTATCGGCACGATGATGATGGAAGGATTGAGAAGGGGAGCGGGAAGCGGGGAGCGGGACCTTCTGGGCCTCCCCGAGATGTGGTTGCTGCGCTTCAGGGATGCGGAACGGGAGCGGCGGTTCCTGCTCGGGTGCGTCGAGCGCGGGGTACTCCTGAAGCGCGGCGCGTACAACTTCCCGAGCCTGGCTCATGGAGAGAACGAGGTGAAGGCGACGCTGGACGCGATTCGCGGCGCGGTGGCGGAGGTGAGCGCATGA
- a CDS encoding cytochrome c3 family protein — MKRTTAIIAGGTLLGIGAALAGVSMAGGQGSQQTATPAPGWSFPLLPTHGSGYSSLDSAQPGGPWPTLPGRLRGPEQPLFYRHDVHAGQYRIPCLYCHNNAANSWTANIPTVSTCMGCHLVMSAPDTAGNPNADIAKLRDFAGRGEPIPWVRVNKIAEHAHFPHMRHVNAGLACQSCHGNIQQMPRVFAAQNVNQMGWCTNCHMRRGITRDCTTCHF; from the coding sequence ATGAAGCGTACTACAGCCATCATCGCCGGCGGGACGCTGCTCGGGATCGGGGCCGCTCTTGCCGGCGTTTCGATGGCCGGGGGTCAGGGCTCCCAGCAGACTGCGACACCAGCGCCGGGCTGGAGTTTCCCGCTCCTGCCCACTCACGGCAGCGGCTATTCCAGTCTCGACAGCGCGCAACCCGGCGGGCCCTGGCCGACGCTGCCCGGCCGGCTCCGCGGGCCGGAGCAGCCCCTCTTCTACCGCCACGACGTTCACGCCGGACAGTATCGCATCCCCTGCCTCTATTGCCACAACAACGCCGCCAACTCCTGGACGGCGAACATCCCGACGGTGAGCACCTGCATGGGGTGCCACCTCGTGATGTCCGCGCCCGACACCGCCGGCAACCCGAACGCCGACATCGCCAAGCTGCGCGACTTCGCCGGGCGCGGCGAACCGATACCGTGGGTGCGCGTCAACAAGATCGCCGAGCACGCGCACTTCCCGCACATGCGTCACGTCAACGCCGGGCTGGCCTGCCAGTCCTGTCACGGTAACATCCAGCAGATGCCGCGGGTCTTCGCGGCCCAGAACGTGAACCAGATGGGGTGGTGCACGAACTGTCACATGCGGCGCGGCATCACGCGGGACTGTACGACATGCCACTTCTAG
- the lgt gene encoding prolipoprotein diacylglyceryl transferase, whose translation MLFAELTFPGWDPVALHLGPVQVRWYGLGYLGGFLLGGLVLDKLARDRFIALTKSHVSDLIGWLVAGVLLGGRIGYALFYEQRLLTHPLELLRIWEGGLSFHGGLLGVVVSSALFARRRAHSWRRLADALCLAVPFGIFLVRCANFVNGELYGRVVSGAVPWAMRFPTDPVALVLSPELAAAGSLHWYDAYAALRAGGGWAALASDVPLRHPSQLYEALLEGVLIGMVLWSIYRWRRAWTRRPGAVTAVFLFLYAAARFAAEFTRQPDAQFASASNPMGLVLGPFSMGQVLSLFVALGGALVLGWPRPVEPATPTPPPL comes from the coding sequence GTGCTGTTCGCCGAACTGACGTTCCCCGGCTGGGACCCCGTCGCGCTGCACCTGGGTCCGGTGCAGGTCCGCTGGTACGGGCTCGGATACCTCGGCGGCTTCCTCCTCGGCGGGCTCGTACTCGACAAGCTCGCCCGCGACCGGTTCATCGCCCTAACCAAGAGCCACGTCAGCGACCTCATCGGCTGGCTGGTCGCCGGCGTGCTGCTCGGCGGGCGCATTGGTTACGCGCTCTTCTACGAACAGCGGTTGCTGACGCACCCCCTCGAGCTGCTGCGGATCTGGGAGGGCGGCCTCTCGTTCCACGGCGGGCTGCTCGGAGTGGTCGTGAGCTCGGCGCTCTTCGCGCGGCGCCGGGCCCACTCGTGGCGGCGTCTCGCCGACGCGCTCTGCCTCGCCGTCCCCTTCGGCATCTTCCTGGTGCGCTGCGCGAACTTCGTGAACGGGGAGCTGTACGGAAGGGTCGTGTCCGGGGCCGTTCCCTGGGCGATGCGCTTCCCGACCGATCCCGTTGCCCTCGTCCTCTCGCCCGAGCTGGCGGCCGCGGGCTCGCTCCATTGGTACGATGCCTACGCCGCCCTGCGCGCGGGCGGCGGATGGGCGGCGCTCGCCTCAGACGTGCCGTTGCGGCACCCGTCGCAGTTGTACGAGGCGTTGCTCGAGGGGGTGCTGATCGGCATGGTCCTGTGGTCGATCTATCGGTGGCGCCGCGCCTGGACTCGGCGGCCCGGCGCCGTCACGGCCGTGTTCCTCTTCCTCTATGCGGCGGCCCGGTTCGCGGCCGAGTTCACTCGCCAGCCCGACGCGCAGTTCGCCAGCGCATCGAATCCGATGGGGCTCGTCCTTGGCCCGTTCTCGATGGGCCAGGTGCTCAGCCTCTTCGTCGCGCTGGGAGGCGCGCTGGTGCTCGGGTGGCCACGGCCCGTGGAACCCGCGACGCCGACTCCTCCGCCCTTGTGA
- a CDS encoding amidohydrolase family protein, with protein sequence MSGARAKSSPLVDVHVHFLHDRCGRADWEALNARRLEVGERMGITTHVASILGTWGHTSPTYFPSPDDVAYGNGAMARLMEAHPDRIRGYVTVNPNFTDHALSQIERWLDTGMIGVKLAASRRASDPLLDPIAELAADRRAPVLQHIWQHRRGEVSNQEISDALDLLQLADRHPKTQFILAHLGGGGDWTHSVRALVGVTNIWVDLSGSGVDRGMLELCLECLGVSRLLWGTDLTMETGLAKLRALEAMGLAREDMESVRWRNAERLFGEKVIGGVRGVRGVRGVRGVKGVRGERGDK encoded by the coding sequence ATGAGTGGCGCGCGGGCGAAGTCCTCGCCGCTGGTGGACGTGCACGTCCACTTCCTACACGACCGCTGCGGCCGCGCTGACTGGGAGGCCCTGAACGCGCGCCGCCTCGAGGTCGGCGAGCGCATGGGGATCACGACGCATGTCGCCTCGATCCTCGGGACCTGGGGCCACACCTCGCCCACCTACTTCCCTTCGCCGGACGACGTGGCGTACGGCAACGGCGCGATGGCCCGCCTGATGGAGGCGCATCCCGACCGCATCCGGGGCTACGTCACCGTGAACCCCAACTTCACCGACCACGCGCTAAGCCAGATCGAGAGGTGGCTCGACACGGGCATGATCGGCGTGAAGCTGGCCGCGAGCCGCCGTGCTTCAGACCCGCTGCTCGATCCTATCGCCGAGCTGGCCGCGGACCGGCGCGCCCCCGTGCTCCAACACATCTGGCAGCATCGGCGCGGCGAGGTGTCGAACCAGGAGATCTCCGACGCGCTGGACCTGCTGCAGCTGGCCGACCGTCATCCGAAGACCCAGTTCATCCTGGCGCACCTCGGCGGGGGAGGGGATTGGACGCATTCGGTGCGGGCACTCGTCGGCGTCACGAACATCTGGGTGGATCTGTCGGGGAGCGGTGTGGACCGGGGGATGCTCGAGCTGTGCCTGGAGTGCCTGGGCGTTTCACGCCTGTTGTGGGGGACCGACCTCACCATGGAGACGGGTTTGGCGAAGTTGCGCGCGCTCGAGGCGATGGGGTTGGCGAGGGAGGATATGGAGAGTGTGCGGTGGAGGAATGCTGAACGCCTATTTGGGGAGAAGGTGATTGGGGGAGTAAGGGGAGTAAGGGGAGTAAGGGGAGTAAGGGGAGTAAAGGGAGTAAGGGGAGAGAGGGGAGACAAGTGA